A region of Catenibacterium mitsuokai DNA encodes the following proteins:
- a CDS encoding sodium-dependent transporter, which translates to MKNNEKRSTFSGKLGLVLSAAGASVGLGNIWRFPYLAAKYGGGIFLLIYIILALTFGYTMIVAETTLGRMTRKSPVGAFRKFGNSILNRFGGWINAIIPILIVPYYSVIGGWVVKYLIEYIKGNGHALSTDGYFSTFISNGVSTELCFIAFSLLTLVIVFAGVKNGIERVSKIMMPILVVLSCVITVYSVTRPGALEGVKYFLVPNFKNFSWMTVVTAMGQMFYSLSIAMGILITFGSYTEKEVSIENSTENVEVFDTAIAIMAGLMIIPAVFAFSNGNMDNLNAGPSLMFITIPKVFDSMGLGTLIGILFFVLVLFAALTSSIALTECAVSTFQDELGWSRHKSVCVLGIVMLALGSLSSLGYGPLASIQIIGMQFLDFFDFLTNSVMMPISAICICLLVSRVIGVDKIAEEIKSHNNPFKREKIFNFMIKYVCPIFAAIILLSSVANAFGIIKM; encoded by the coding sequence ATGAAAAACAATGAAAAGAGAAGCACTTTCTCGGGAAAACTAGGATTAGTCCTCTCTGCTGCAGGAGCCTCTGTAGGTTTAGGAAATATTTGGCGTTTTCCTTACCTTGCAGCTAAATATGGAGGAGGAATCTTCTTATTAATCTATATCATTCTCGCACTTACATTTGGTTATACAATGATTGTTGCGGAAACAACACTTGGTAGAATGACTAGAAAGAGTCCAGTAGGGGCTTTTAGAAAATTTGGAAACTCTATCTTAAATAGGTTTGGAGGATGGATCAATGCCATCATTCCTATCTTAATCGTACCTTATTATTCAGTCATTGGTGGATGGGTAGTGAAATACCTTATTGAGTATATTAAGGGTAATGGTCATGCTTTATCTACTGATGGCTATTTCTCTACATTTATCTCTAATGGTGTTTCAACAGAATTATGCTTTATCGCCTTTTCACTTTTAACACTTGTTATTGTATTTGCAGGTGTTAAAAATGGTATTGAACGTGTCTCTAAGATCATGATGCCTATCTTAGTTGTGTTATCATGTGTCATTACTGTTTATTCAGTGACTCGCCCAGGTGCACTAGAAGGTGTTAAATACTTCCTTGTACCTAACTTTAAGAATTTCTCATGGATGACAGTTGTGACTGCAATGGGACAGATGTTCTATTCATTATCTATCGCCATGGGTATCTTAATCACTTTTGGTTCTTATACAGAAAAAGAAGTGTCTATTGAAAACTCTACAGAAAACGTAGAAGTATTTGATACAGCTATTGCGATTATGGCTGGATTAATGATTATCCCAGCAGTATTTGCTTTCTCTAATGGGAATATGGATAACCTTAATGCAGGACCATCATTGATGTTCATTACTATTCCTAAAGTATTTGATAGTATGGGACTTGGTACACTTATTGGTATTCTATTCTTCGTATTAGTATTATTTGCAGCACTTACTAGTTCAATTGCCCTAACTGAATGTGCAGTATCTACTTTCCAGGATGAACTTGGATGGAGTAGACATAAATCTGTATGTGTTCTTGGGATTGTCATGCTTGCATTAGGTTCATTATCATCACTTGGTTATGGACCACTAGCCTCTATCCAGATCATTGGTATGCAGTTCTTAGACTTCTTTGATTTCTTAACGAACTCAGTCATGATGCCAATCTCTGCAATATGCATTTGTTTACTTGTATCTAGAGTGATTGGTGTAGACAAGATTGCGGAAGAAATCAAGTCTCACAACAATCCATTCAAACGTGAAAAGATCTTCAATTTCATGATTAAATATGTTTGTCCAATCTTTGCAGCTATTATCTTGTTAAGTTCAGTTGCAAATGCGTTTGGAATCATCAAGATGTAA
- a CDS encoding TetR/AcrR family transcriptional regulator, producing MKSVNKETITEVALDLFLKEGFNNVTVNQICEHCDITKPTFYKYVNSKDDLILNLYDQTISNILGDTYHLLQADSHFEQLLMIFNALIQETKRFGSDLFSHMLIANLNENKHSFDMRNSLTDLCVMIIKKSQEKNEIKNHTDPHILYETLAHLFTGYETVWCIEDGKTQWNKSFYQSLIALLQVEDQFVDIYKKYID from the coding sequence ATGAAATCAGTAAACAAAGAAACAATTACAGAAGTCGCATTAGACCTTTTTCTCAAAGAAGGATTCAATAATGTAACAGTCAATCAAATATGCGAACATTGTGATATCACAAAACCTACATTCTACAAATATGTTAATTCTAAGGATGATTTGATTCTTAATCTCTATGATCAGACTATTTCAAATATTTTAGGAGATACATACCACCTTTTACAGGCAGATAGTCATTTCGAACAGCTATTAATGATTTTCAATGCATTAATTCAAGAAACAAAGAGATTTGGAAGTGATTTATTCTCTCATATGCTTATCGCAAATTTAAACGAAAATAAGCATAGTTTTGATATGAGAAATTCCTTAACAGACCTTTGTGTGATGATTATAAAGAAGTCTCAGGAAAAGAATGAAATTAAAAACCATACAGATCCACACATCCTATATGAGACTCTTGCTCATTTGTTTACAGGTTATGAAACTGTATGGTGTATTGAAGATGGAAAGACACAATGGAATAAGTCATTCTATCAGAGCTTAATCGCATTATTACAAGTAGAAGATCAATTTGTAGATATCTATAAGAAGTATATTGACTAG
- a CDS encoding TetR/AcrR family transcriptional regulator, which translates to MKSVNKEVVNKVRVNQICGHCDITKPTFYKYVDSKDDLILNLYDQTISNILGDTLTGNESTVVVLMFDYF; encoded by the coding sequence ATGAAATCAGTAAACAAAGAAGTAGTTAATAAAGTAAGAGTCAATCAAATATGCGGACATTGCGATATCACAAAACCTACATTCTATAAATATGTTGATTCTAAGGATGATTTGATTCTTAATCTCTATGATCAGACTATTTCAAATATTTTAGGTGATACATTGACAGGAAACGAAAGCACCGTTGTGGTGCTAATGTTTGATTATTTTTGA
- a CDS encoding helix-turn-helix domain-containing protein — MTLGQTIKYYRTKFNLSQSELGDQIGVSRQAVTKWETDTGMPDINNIKSLAKLFHISIDTLLSSDHHVQSLHESKIEYDIDMLKDFDINLGTLGEVTIEGYEGEKLIIQLSSSTYQDLQKDFKIKFDDNKERLDINLISKEHVTKIQRRDINMYVMLPSQYIHKIECNVLPLSMSLFHITSDSIELDIKTSSLDLLDIHGHIEIDCNIDMVIKTDAIDGKLDLNAIRSASRLIITSSCLFNTITKGIKTKIIYEGDIDEDSDNQIELNGMMSELTIKKGMS; from the coding sequence ATGACATTAGGACAAACAATTAAGTACTATCGTACGAAGTTCAACTTATCTCAGAGTGAACTAGGGGATCAAATAGGCGTTTCTAGACAGGCAGTTACAAAATGGGAAACAGATACAGGTATGCCGGATATTAATAATATCAAGTCTCTTGCTAAATTATTTCATATCTCTATAGATACACTTTTATCATCAGATCATCATGTTCAATCATTACATGAAAGTAAAATAGAATATGATATTGATATGTTGAAGGACTTTGACATTAATCTAGGAACTCTTGGTGAAGTGACTATAGAAGGATATGAAGGGGAGAAATTAATCATTCAGCTTTCTTCTTCTACTTATCAGGACTTGCAGAAGGATTTTAAGATAAAGTTTGATGACAATAAAGAAAGACTCGATATAAACTTGATAAGTAAAGAACATGTCACAAAGATACAAAGAAGAGATATTAACATGTATGTGATGCTGCCAAGTCAATATATTCATAAGATAGAATGTAATGTACTACCTTTATCTATGTCCCTTTTTCATATCACTTCGGATTCTATAGAACTGGATATTAAAACATCATCACTTGATCTTTTAGACATTCATGGACATATAGAAATAGATTGCAATATTGATATGGTTATTAAAACAGATGCAATTGATGGTAAACTTGATCTCAATGCAATACGTAGTGCATCACGACTTATTATCACATCATCATGTCTATTCAATACAATTACAAAAGGTATTAAAACAAAAATCATCTATGAAGGGGATATAGATGAAGACTCAGATAATCAAATAGAACTCAATGGTATGATGAGTGAATTAACTATTAAAAAAGGGATGTCTTAA
- the bsh gene encoding choloylglycine hydrolase — translation MCTAACFKDKDCYFGRNLDYEFSYGEQIVVTPRYFKYGFRFALEPDNKYALIGMAHVSDGYPLYYDAMNEKGLGMAGLNFVGNAYFNPVVKGKTNVCSFEFIPWILCQCETVDEAIKLINEMNLCDTPFSASFPPASLHYMISDSNKTITVEVMKDGVHIYDNPVGVLTNNPPFDKQMFNLNNYMYLSTKQPENTFSQDVNLSTYSRGMGGLGLPGDLSSASRFVRVAFTNMNVTKGLNEKENVSQFFHILGSVEQQKGLCEVSEGKYEYTIYTSCCNLNKGIYYYSTYHGHTIKAVDMHKTDLDNKDLTCYPMIDEEVFFQQN, via the coding sequence ATGTGTACTGCTGCATGTTTTAAAGATAAGGATTGTTATTTTGGAAGAAATCTTGATTATGAGTTTTCTTATGGTGAACAGATTGTTGTCACACCTAGATATTTTAAGTATGGTTTTAGATTTGCATTGGAACCAGATAATAAGTATGCGCTTATTGGGATGGCTCATGTGAGTGATGGATATCCATTATATTATGATGCCATGAATGAAAAAGGATTAGGTATGGCAGGACTTAACTTTGTAGGTAATGCTTATTTTAATCCTGTTGTAAAAGGAAAGACAAATGTTTGTTCCTTTGAATTTATTCCTTGGATCTTATGTCAGTGTGAAACTGTTGATGAAGCAATAAAGCTTATTAATGAAATGAATTTATGTGATACACCTTTTAGTGCATCATTCCCACCTGCTTCACTTCATTATATGATCAGTGATTCAAATAAGACTATTACTGTAGAAGTAATGAAGGATGGTGTACATATTTATGATAATCCTGTAGGTGTACTGACTAATAACCCACCTTTTGATAAACAGATGTTTAATTTAAATAATTATATGTATCTTTCTACTAAACAGCCTGAGAATACATTCTCTCAAGATGTAAACTTATCTACTTATAGTAGAGGTATGGGTGGTTTAGGATTACCTGGTGATTTATCTTCAGCATCACGTTTTGTCCGTGTCGCATTTACTAATATGAATGTCACTAAAGGATTAAATGAAAAAGAGAATGTGAGTCAGTTCTTCCATATTCTTGGTTCAGTAGAACAGCAGAAAGGACTCTGTGAAGTATCTGAAGGTAAGTATGAATATACTATTTATACATCTTGTTGTAATTTAAACAAGGGTATTTACTACTATTCAACTTATCATGGACATACTATTAAAGCAGTGGATATGCATAAGACAGATCTTGATAATAAAGATTTGACATGTTATCCAATGATTGATGAAGAAGTATTCTTCCAGCAGAACTAA
- a CDS encoding CobW family GTP-binding protein, with amino-acid sequence MVQVDLITGFLGSGKTTFIKKYAKYLIDQGLHIAILENDFGAINVDMMVLEEELGDQCELEMVVGGGDLDCHRRRFKTKLISMGMRGFDRILVEPSGIYDVDEFFDVLHEEPLDKWYEIGNVIALVNSKLENNLSKQSDYLLGCQVSDAGKIILSRSSEATEEEINNTITHLNNTMALIKCKRRFNKEDCLDLERLNNQDFDSILHSGYELEGFIKMFFKKEEAFSTMFFMNQSITKEELTKATHSIFNDPLCGKVFRIKGFIPENDQWIELNATKDQITTETIAKGQEIIIVIGESLNKEKIEEYIKKPA; translated from the coding sequence ATGGTACAAGTAGATTTAATTACAGGTTTTTTAGGATCAGGTAAAACAACATTTATTAAGAAGTATGCGAAATATTTAATTGATCAAGGACTGCATATCGCAATATTGGAAAATGATTTTGGCGCGATTAATGTAGATATGATGGTATTAGAAGAAGAATTAGGTGATCAATGTGAACTAGAAATGGTTGTTGGTGGAGGAGATTTAGACTGTCATAGACGTCGTTTTAAGACAAAACTCATTTCTATGGGTATGAGAGGTTTTGACAGAATATTAGTCGAACCATCAGGTATTTATGATGTCGATGAGTTCTTTGATGTACTTCATGAAGAACCATTAGATAAATGGTATGAGATTGGTAATGTGATTGCTTTAGTGAATTCTAAGCTAGAAAATAACCTTTCTAAGCAATCAGATTACTTACTAGGCTGTCAGGTTTCAGATGCTGGTAAAATCATTCTCAGTCGCTCTAGTGAAGCCACAGAAGAAGAAATCAATAACACAATCACACACTTAAATAACACAATGGCTCTTATTAAATGTAAAAGAAGATTTAATAAAGAAGACTGTTTAGATTTAGAAAGGCTCAATAATCAAGACTTTGATTCTATTCTTCATTCTGGTTATGAATTGGAAGGCTTTATTAAGATGTTCTTTAAGAAAGAAGAAGCGTTCTCTACTATGTTCTTTATGAACCAGTCTATTACTAAAGAAGAGCTAACAAAAGCCACTCATTCTATCTTTAATGATCCTCTATGTGGTAAGGTATTTAGAATCAAAGGCTTTATACCAGAAAACGATCAATGGATAGAACTTAATGCAACAAAAGATCAGATTACTACTGAAACAATTGCGAAAGGGCAGGAAATCATTATTGTCATTGGTGAATCATTAAATAAAGAAAAGATAGAAGAATACATAAAAAAACCAGCATAG
- a CDS encoding SPL family radical SAM protein: MHYKKVKGILSSNNAMNLYRGCLHGCIYCDSRSACYHMNHLFEDIEVKENALELLDISLRKKRKPCMIGMGAMTDPYIPLEDQLLYTRGALEIIDRNGFGVTLITKSSRVLRDLDVLKSIQTHSKCVIQMTLTTYDEDLCKILEPNVSTTKERFETLLTLYKEGIHTIVWLTPILPFINDNEENLRGILDYCINAHVKGIICFDMGVTLREGNREYFYSKLEQHFPGLKETYINKYGNSYILSSPQNKHLMRIFHQICEENGIMHDHEEIFDYLRTYEDHRLNLLDFI, translated from the coding sequence ATGCATTATAAAAAGGTCAAGGGTATTTTATCCTCTAATAATGCGATGAACCTCTATAGAGGATGTCTGCATGGATGTATTTATTGTGATTCTAGAAGTGCCTGTTATCATATGAATCATTTGTTTGAAGATATAGAAGTCAAAGAGAATGCATTAGAATTATTAGATATTTCATTAAGAAAGAAAAGAAAACCCTGCATGATTGGTATGGGGGCTATGACAGATCCTTATATTCCCTTAGAAGATCAATTGTTGTATACAAGAGGTGCATTAGAAATCATTGATAGAAATGGTTTTGGAGTTACCTTGATTACCAAATCATCACGTGTATTAAGAGATTTAGATGTATTGAAATCTATCCAGACACATTCAAAATGTGTGATACAGATGACTTTGACTACTTATGATGAAGATCTATGTAAAATACTAGAGCCCAACGTTTCAACTACAAAAGAACGCTTTGAAACATTGTTAACGCTTTATAAAGAAGGTATACATACTATTGTATGGTTGACACCTATTCTTCCTTTTATTAATGATAATGAAGAAAACTTAAGGGGGATACTTGATTATTGCATCAATGCTCATGTCAAAGGAATTATCTGTTTTGATATGGGCGTTACATTAAGAGAAGGCAATAGAGAGTACTTCTATTCTAAATTAGAGCAACATTTTCCTGGACTGAAAGAGACATATATCAACAAGTATGGTAATAGTTATATTCTCTCTAGTCCACAGAACAAACATTTGATGCGTATATTTCATCAAATATGTGAAGAAAATGGTATCATGCATGATCATGAAGAAATATTCGACTATCTTCGTACATATGAAGATCATAGACTTAACTTATTGGATTTTATTTAA
- a CDS encoding chromate transporter, translating into MIYIQLFLSFLQIGAFSFGGGYAAMPLIQSQIVNLHHWLDFKEFTDLITISQMTPGPIAINSATFVGTKIAGIPGAIAATLGCILPSCILVTIIAYFYLKYRHLRFLQNILNYLRPAVVALIATAGVTIMISALFGSEATIILNNFRIHQLIIFLFCVFMLWYKKSNPIFVMILSGILNVIYQTII; encoded by the coding sequence ATGATCTATATACAGTTATTTTTAAGTTTTCTGCAGATTGGTGCTTTTAGCTTTGGTGGTGGTTATGCTGCAATGCCTTTGATTCAAAGTCAGATTGTTAATTTACATCATTGGCTGGATTTTAAAGAATTTACAGATCTAATCACTATATCACAAATGACACCTGGTCCTATCGCAATTAATTCAGCCACATTTGTAGGAACTAAGATTGCTGGTATTCCTGGTGCTATTGCCGCGACTTTAGGATGCATTCTCCCTTCTTGTATACTAGTAACCATTATTGCATATTTTTATCTTAAATATCGTCATTTGCGTTTCTTACAGAATATCTTGAACTACTTAAGACCTGCTGTTGTTGCATTGATTGCAACTGCTGGTGTTACCATAATGATTTCTGCATTATTTGGTAGTGAAGCAACAATTATACTAAATAACTTCCGTATTCATCAATTGATTATATTTCTATTTTGCGTATTTATGCTCTGGTATAAGAAATCTAATCCAATATTTGTAATGATTCTTTCAGGGATACTCAATGTTATTTACCAAACCATTATTTAA
- a CDS encoding chromate transporter: MIKKLWKLFYSMIYLSTFTFGGGYVIVTLMQKKFVDEYHWINRDEMLDLVAIAQSAPGAIAVNGAIVVGYKIAGVLGIIVSVIATILPPFIIISVVSVFYSIFKENLIVHYMLDGMQSGVGAVIAVVVVEMALGIFKEKKISYYLIMFGSFIANYFFKVNVVLIILTCIVIGIIYSFYERRFQQ, translated from the coding sequence ATGATCAAAAAACTTTGGAAATTATTTTATTCAATGATCTATCTCAGCACATTTACTTTCGGTGGTGGCTATGTCATCGTTACATTGATGCAAAAGAAGTTTGTAGATGAGTATCATTGGATTAATCGAGATGAAATGTTGGATTTAGTCGCTATTGCCCAATCAGCACCAGGTGCTATAGCCGTCAATGGTGCTATTGTAGTGGGATATAAGATTGCTGGTGTATTAGGTATTATTGTGAGTGTTATTGCGACTATTCTTCCTCCGTTTATTATTATTTCTGTAGTATCTGTATTCTATTCTATTTTTAAAGAGAATTTGATTGTTCATTATATGCTTGATGGAATGCAGTCAGGTGTAGGTGCAGTGATTGCTGTTGTCGTTGTAGAGATGGCATTAGGTATCTTTAAGGAAAAGAAAATCAGTTATTATTTGATTATGTTTGGTTCTTTTATTGCGAATTACTTCTTTAAGGTAAATGTTGTATTGATTATTTTGACATGTATTGTGATTGGTATTATTTATTCTTTCTATGAAAGGAGATTCCAGCAATGA
- a CDS encoding cytidylate kinase-like family protein, with protein sequence MKKYILMDSEYCSMGRWISVIVGKKLGMKLYEGKDLVKLADEEWLTEDYLKDFDNRIADMSLEEVKESDEIKKVHQALSKAILKAVENGPCIIHERAAGDVLEGHADCLKVLLYNTSMDHRIPRAIADKTYDLEGLEHDELVNFIHREDHKRKVYRDAVSHHLWGEKESYDICLDSDVLSREKCAEILIEAASDCNLDLEECAQIIRSSFNWTK encoded by the coding sequence ATGAAGAAATATATTTTAATGGATAGTGAATATTGTAGTATGGGTAGATGGATTTCTGTTATTGTAGGCAAAAAGTTAGGAATGAAATTATATGAAGGTAAGGATCTTGTAAAACTAGCTGATGAAGAGTGGTTGACTGAAGATTATTTAAAGGATTTTGATAATAGAATTGCGGATATGTCTTTAGAAGAAGTGAAAGAAAGTGATGAAATTAAAAAGGTACATCAGGCTTTATCTAAAGCCATTTTAAAAGCAGTAGAAAATGGTCCATGTATTATTCATGAAAGAGCTGCAGGTGATGTACTTGAAGGACATGCAGATTGTTTAAAGGTACTTTTATATAATACTTCAATGGATCATCGCATTCCTCGTGCAATTGCGGATAAGACATATGATTTAGAAGGATTAGAACATGATGAATTAGTCAATTTTATTCATCGTGAAGATCATAAGCGTAAGGTTTATCGAGATGCTGTTTCTCATCATTTATGGGGTGAAAAGGAAAGCTATGATATATGTTTAGATAGTGATGTTTTATCTAGAGAGAAGTGTGCAGAAATATTAATTGAAGCTGCTTCAGACTGCAACCTTGATTTAGAGGAGTGTGCTCAAATTATTAGAAGTTCTTTTAATTGGACAAAGTAA
- a CDS encoding glycoside hydrolase family 1 protein, whose translation MKMFPKDFLWGGATAANQIEGAYLENGKGLSTADMMTIGSHEKKRRITNSIKENEYYPSHNAIDFYHHYKEDIALFAEMGFKVYRMSINWTRIFPNGDELIPNEEGLKFYDAILDELEKYHIIPLVTISHFETPLGLQKYGSWENRDVVDCYVRFALVLLKRYNNRIKYWLTFNEINCMSTQPWVAAGINSDDERVRMTAAYHQFVASAKVVKLAHSINPDNKVGMMYCGHFSYAYSANPDDVIGTMNFMHSMMFYCDVQCRGYYPQYKLKELERLHITLPIQEGDLEILKEGKVDFLSLSYYCTHVTGKKTKGILKGMNGLDTGYKNTFLPKSDWGWTIDPQGLRYALNYLYDRYQLPLMIVENGLGAIDQLEDNKVHDTYRIEYLKAHLKELSKAIEIDGIPVMGYTMWGPIDLIAASTGEMKKRYGFIYVDVDDLGNGSMKRYKKDSFYWYKKVIETNGQILEED comes from the coding sequence ATGAAGATGTTTCCAAAAGATTTTCTCTGGGGTGGTGCAACGGCAGCCAACCAGATAGAAGGTGCTTATTTAGAGAATGGTAAAGGATTAAGTACCGCAGATATGATGACTATAGGGTCTCATGAAAAGAAAAGACGTATTACAAATAGTATTAAAGAGAATGAGTATTATCCTAGTCATAATGCGATTGATTTTTATCATCATTATAAAGAAGATATCGCATTATTTGCAGAAATGGGATTCAAGGTCTATCGTATGTCTATTAACTGGACACGTATTTTCCCTAATGGTGATGAATTAATTCCTAATGAAGAAGGACTTAAATTCTATGATGCAATATTAGACGAATTAGAGAAGTATCATATTATACCTCTCGTAACTATTTCTCATTTTGAGACACCTTTAGGGCTTCAGAAGTATGGTTCATGGGAAAATAGAGATGTAGTGGATTGTTATGTACGTTTTGCGTTAGTTTTACTAAAAAGATACAATAATAGAATAAAATATTGGCTTACATTTAATGAAATTAATTGTATGTCTACTCAGCCTTGGGTCGCAGCTGGTATTAATAGTGATGATGAGAGAGTAAGAATGACCGCAGCATATCATCAATTTGTTGCAAGCGCAAAAGTTGTAAAGCTAGCGCATTCTATTAATCCTGATAATAAAGTAGGAATGATGTATTGTGGTCATTTCTCTTATGCATATAGTGCTAATCCTGATGATGTGATTGGAACGATGAATTTTATGCATAGTATGATGTTTTATTGTGATGTACAGTGTCGTGGATATTATCCTCAATATAAATTAAAAGAACTAGAGAGACTACATATTACATTACCTATTCAAGAAGGAGATTTAGAAATACTTAAAGAAGGTAAAGTAGATTTCTTATCACTCAGCTATTATTGTACTCATGTGACTGGTAAAAAGACAAAAGGTATTCTTAAAGGAATGAATGGTTTAGATACAGGTTATAAGAATACATTCTTGCCTAAGAGTGATTGGGGATGGACTATTGATCCCCAAGGGTTAAGATATGCATTAAATTATTTATATGATCGTTATCAGTTGCCTTTGATGATTGTAGAGAATGGTTTAGGAGCTATAGATCAGTTAGAAGATAATAAGGTTCATGATACATATCGTATTGAGTATCTAAAAGCTCACTTAAAGGAATTGTCTAAAGCAATTGAAATAGATGGTATTCCAGTCATGGGTTATACAATGTGGGGGCCTATTGATTTAATTGCGGCATCTACTGGTGAAATGAAAAAGAGATATGGTTTTATTTATGTAGATGTAGATGATTTAGGAAATGGCTCTATGAAGAGATATAAAAAAGATTCTTTTTATTGGTATAAGAAGGTTATTGAAACAAATGGACAAATCTTAGAGGAGGATTAG
- a CDS encoding MurR/RpiR family transcriptional regulator → MIEDILKEKKNMTSSEERIADYMLEKKTLLRKQSSRSIASQLFINPSMITRFCQKLGFHGYTDFLEEYLKEIEYTESHFQNLDPNHPFDNQDKNTVIANKIGQLYHEIVDDTLKLISHDALQNAINCLNKSDIIYVYSAGVQGDVAETFKDKMLKIGKNVVLETKMNELYYRASYCPLNCTFIIISYSGEIETELRGVKKLKERHIPLLAITSYGDNTLSQYADYILNVSTREKLKDNLGDFAMNISTMLILDILYVSIFNTDYSTHVERRISSLQGFDLFRTSQNPKIK, encoded by the coding sequence ATGATTGAAGATATCTTAAAAGAAAAAAAGAATATGACAAGCAGCGAAGAGAGAATTGCAGACTATATGTTAGAGAAAAAGACTTTACTTCGCAAGCAAAGCAGTCGTTCTATTGCATCTCAATTGTTTATCAACCCTTCTATGATCACTCGTTTTTGTCAGAAATTAGGATTTCATGGATATACTGATTTCCTAGAAGAATATTTAAAAGAAATTGAATATACAGAATCCCATTTTCAGAATCTTGATCCTAATCATCCTTTTGATAATCAAGATAAAAATACTGTAATTGCGAACAAGATTGGACAACTCTATCATGAAATTGTAGATGATACATTAAAGCTTATTAGCCATGATGCTTTGCAGAATGCGATTAATTGTTTAAATAAAAGTGATATTATTTATGTTTACTCTGCAGGTGTACAAGGTGATGTGGCCGAGACTTTTAAAGATAAGATGTTGAAGATTGGGAAGAATGTGGTTCTTGAAACAAAGATGAATGAACTCTATTATCGTGCTTCTTATTGTCCTCTTAATTGTACATTTATTATTATTTCTTACTCTGGAGAAATAGAAACAGAATTAAGAGGTGTTAAGAAGCTTAAAGAAAGACATATTCCTCTTCTCGCAATTACATCTTATGGAGACAATACATTATCTCAATATGCAGATTATATTTTGAATGTTTCTACAAGAGAAAAATTAAAAGATAATTTAGGTGACTTTGCGATGAATATATCTACAATGTTGATATTAGATATATTATATGTGAGTATCTTCAATACGGATTATTCTACACATGTGGAAAGAAGAATATCTAGTTTACAAGGATTCGACTTATTTAGAACATCTCAGAATCCTAAAATCAAATAA